A DNA window from Paenibacillus sp. HWE-109 contains the following coding sequences:
- a CDS encoding AraC family transcriptional regulator — MHKRFELTPSTAQPFPLFIGSIGHHEEQEKMIRPQGLPFFHWLQTHSGEGEFTLGEKKYRLTKGSGVLLLPGTPHAYSALSEFWCTQYVTFGGNCVETILSTMDLLVSAVFRWDEEGPLQLELARILGKLDSDMEYSDYDASADLYYFFIQLKRHGQMNNRISIRNQMLHLQPLLDWLEADYGNPDIGLEQMAAVLAKTPRHLNTQFQHAFGLSPYAYLIMLRLRKSKEMLISQREKTITDIAVCVGFRDTSHFVASFRKQIGLTPERFRQMN, encoded by the coding sequence ATGCATAAGCGATTTGAATTAACTCCATCAACAGCGCAACCGTTTCCATTATTTATAGGAAGTATTGGTCATCATGAAGAACAGGAGAAGATGATACGACCACAGGGATTGCCCTTTTTCCATTGGCTGCAAACTCATTCAGGTGAAGGCGAATTTACGCTAGGCGAAAAGAAATACCGCTTAACAAAAGGATCGGGAGTTTTACTACTGCCTGGTACTCCTCATGCCTACAGCGCGCTATCCGAATTCTGGTGCACGCAATATGTCACATTCGGTGGAAACTGCGTTGAAACTATTTTAAGCACGATGGATTTATTGGTATCGGCTGTTTTCAGATGGGACGAGGAAGGTCCATTGCAGTTAGAACTGGCTCGAATATTAGGAAAATTGGATTCAGATATGGAGTATTCTGACTATGACGCTTCAGCAGACTTGTATTATTTCTTCATACAATTAAAAAGACATGGTCAAATGAATAATCGAATTTCAATTCGAAATCAAATGCTTCATTTGCAGCCGCTGCTGGATTGGCTGGAAGCTGACTATGGGAATCCAGATATCGGCCTTGAACAGATGGCTGCTGTTCTTGCAAAGACACCTCGACATTTAAATACACAGTTTCAGCATGCATTTGGACTCTCTCCCTATGCGTACTTAATTATGCTGCGACTTCGCAAATCAAAAGAGATGTTAATAAGTCAAAGAGAGAAAACGATAACTGATATCGCTGTATGTGTGGGGTTTCGCGATACTAGTCACTTTGTGGCAAGTTTTCGCAAACAAATCGGGCTTACACCGGAACGATTTAGACAGATGAATTAA
- a CDS encoding DsbA family oxidoreductase gives MIIEIFQDIVCPWCRIGKKNLMDALATFTAEPVEIHYRAYQLDPSTPADGLPFRESMMKKMRADEDRLKGMFQQVTDAGKAAGLHFDFDKVLKSPNTLRAHQLLAISPLEIKKDLVDSMFQAYLEDGKDVGDVEVLLDLAEQLGQNREQLSLSLQAKDGLESVEDDIEFASQAGVTGVPFFVINHKYALTGAQPAATFSQVLQQISEEKS, from the coding sequence TTGATTATAGAAATTTTCCAGGATATTGTTTGTCCTTGGTGTCGGATTGGCAAAAAGAATTTAATGGATGCATTGGCTACTTTTACAGCTGAGCCTGTAGAAATTCATTATCGAGCTTACCAGTTAGATCCTTCAACACCTGCAGATGGCTTGCCATTCCGAGAAAGCATGATGAAAAAAATGCGTGCGGATGAAGATCGTTTGAAAGGGATGTTCCAGCAGGTTACGGATGCAGGCAAAGCGGCAGGCTTGCATTTCGATTTTGATAAAGTGCTGAAGTCACCAAATACGTTAAGAGCACATCAACTCCTCGCTATTTCTCCACTAGAGATTAAAAAGGATCTTGTTGATAGCATGTTTCAAGCTTACCTTGAAGATGGAAAAGATGTTGGCGATGTAGAAGTCTTGCTTGATCTCGCCGAACAGTTAGGTCAAAACAGAGAGCAGTTGTCCTTGTCGCTACAAGCTAAGGATGGGCTGGAATCCGTGGAGGATGACATTGAATTTGCAAGTCAAGCTGGTGTTACAGGCGTTCCCTTCTTCGTCATCAACCACAAATATGCGCTTACCGGCGCACAGCCTGCCGCAACTTTCTCACAAGTTTTACAACAGATTAGCGAGGAAAAATCCTAA
- a CDS encoding queuosine precursor transporter: MFNFVWGVGFVLVNFVLFLICYRMFGKQGLYAWVGVATVLANIQVVKTIDMFGLVMTLGNTMYGTIYLTTDLLNEKYGEKEAKKAVWFGFFTLIMTIIIMQMAMKFTPQESDIGQSSLETIFGLLPRIALGSLTAYLISQFLDVRIYTYLKKVFSARNQLWIRNNGSTGISQLVDSFVFCTIAFAGVYDWNVWLQIFLTTYGIKFVISIASTPVLYIARNFEFKS, from the coding sequence ATGTTTAATTTTGTATGGGGCGTAGGATTCGTCCTTGTTAATTTCGTATTGTTTCTTATCTGTTACCGGATGTTCGGGAAACAGGGGTTGTATGCGTGGGTCGGGGTGGCAACCGTTCTGGCAAACATCCAAGTCGTCAAAACCATTGATATGTTTGGGTTGGTTATGACACTTGGCAACACCATGTATGGCACTATTTATTTAACGACTGATCTGCTGAATGAGAAATACGGTGAAAAGGAAGCCAAAAAGGCCGTCTGGTTTGGATTCTTCACCTTGATCATGACGATCATCATTATGCAAATGGCGATGAAGTTCACACCTCAGGAAAGTGATATTGGGCAATCTTCGTTAGAAACGATCTTTGGTCTTTTGCCGCGAATAGCACTGGGTAGCTTGACAGCGTATCTCATTAGCCAATTCCTGGACGTAAGAATTTACACGTATTTGAAAAAGGTTTTCTCCGCACGCAACCAGCTCTGGATTCGCAATAATGGATCAACAGGTATCAGTCAACTGGTTGATTCCTTCGTCTTTTGCACCATTGCTTTTGCAGGCGTCTATGATTGGAATGTTTGGCTGCAAATTTTCTTAACCACATACGGAATTAAATTTGTTATTTCAATCGCATCGACACCGGTGCTTTATATAGCCAGGAATTTTGAGTTTAAATCCTAA
- a CDS encoding LTA synthase family protein gives MSTFLQALKHLPSRILIVVLPFLLMGLVEYLERGSYVELHRWVLSHPLSMVLAYFVVGTLYLFLIAATGRYRLSFWLLCIVLLPLAAISGSKLKAIGAPYYPWDLFFNNQIVEYRAFLKGFLSINIMGTILAFLLIVALLFYLTPILKKRIAFTWIERGMYGVIAIVLAISLYMDKPIPFMNLYGIYTVPWDQTITYDENGYLYSSVKMLGFLNVSKPAGYSKKAINSILAQIPENKVASDKKPNIIVMLGESFMDPTQMSTITFSRDPIPNLHKLQKTFTSGYMLSPQFGGSTANVEFEVLSGNSMRFFGQSPDKILPYIQYMNHGVDSLASIATRQGYTATSINPFFSYFFDSRKVYKHFGFSRFIASEFFPNDFEGPNYADRAVVKKIIEETEKSSGPDFVFANTMENHHPYKPGKFAQNTIAVTGNISSESKGILETYAQGISGTDKALQTLVDYYSKKDEPTIILFFGDHFPFFENDYKVYRDAKYVLPNDPDLYTKTHYTPFLIWNNFLPADQEKRDLKLSPAFLGPKLLHMAGIQGSYYTDYLYGLSQKIPVIPPSEMWASYGIKESDLANYELLQYDNLFGSRYGYEAKGFKDTIVQPAYILGYGDPVITKVLLSEHTLKVTGTPFYSSCNVYIDGQSFKSNFDGEDTLYVDLSDTANPLLEADKTHQVEVRIYDDKKMKIGQSNFYPLPAS, from the coding sequence ATGTCTACTTTTTTGCAAGCATTAAAGCATCTGCCTTCTCGCATTTTGATTGTTGTTTTGCCGTTTCTCTTAATGGGTCTAGTCGAATATTTGGAAAGAGGATCTTATGTTGAGCTTCACAGATGGGTATTGAGCCACCCGCTATCGATGGTTCTTGCTTATTTTGTCGTGGGAACTTTGTATTTATTTCTCATAGCTGCAACTGGCCGTTACCGACTATCATTCTGGCTGCTTTGTATCGTATTGCTTCCATTAGCTGCAATAAGCGGCAGTAAATTAAAAGCGATCGGTGCCCCTTACTATCCTTGGGACCTGTTTTTCAATAATCAAATCGTGGAGTACAGGGCGTTTTTAAAAGGATTTTTATCGATTAACATTATGGGAACTATACTGGCGTTTTTATTGATCGTTGCTCTGTTGTTCTATTTGACGCCAATTCTAAAAAAACGCATCGCATTTACTTGGATTGAACGGGGTATGTACGGGGTTATTGCAATTGTTTTGGCAATTAGTCTTTATATGGACAAGCCTATTCCTTTCATGAATCTATATGGGATATATACCGTTCCTTGGGATCAAACGATTACCTATGACGAGAATGGGTACCTCTATTCATCAGTCAAAATGTTAGGTTTTCTGAATGTATCCAAACCAGCTGGCTACAGTAAAAAAGCTATTAATTCCATTCTAGCTCAGATTCCAGAAAACAAAGTTGCCAGTGATAAAAAGCCAAATATCATTGTCATGTTGGGAGAATCTTTTATGGATCCGACACAAATGAGTACTATTACTTTTAGCCGTGATCCTATTCCAAATCTGCACAAACTGCAAAAAACATTTACTAGCGGCTACATGCTGTCACCGCAGTTCGGCGGCAGTACAGCCAATGTAGAGTTTGAGGTATTGTCCGGTAATTCCATGCGCTTTTTCGGTCAATCTCCCGATAAAATATTGCCATATATTCAATACATGAACCACGGTGTGGACTCGTTAGCCAGTATTGCAACAAGGCAAGGATATACGGCTACGTCAATCAATCCGTTCTTCAGTTATTTTTTTGATAGCAGAAAGGTATATAAGCATTTCGGCTTCTCGCGTTTTATCGCAAGCGAATTTTTCCCCAATGATTTTGAAGGGCCTAATTATGCCGATCGGGCTGTTGTGAAAAAAATTATCGAGGAAACTGAGAAAAGTTCAGGGCCTGATTTTGTTTTTGCGAATACCATGGAAAATCATCATCCGTATAAGCCAGGGAAATTCGCTCAAAACACGATTGCTGTTACCGGAAATATTTCTTCGGAATCCAAAGGTATTCTGGAAACGTATGCTCAGGGAATTTCGGGTACTGACAAAGCGCTGCAAACTCTTGTAGACTACTATTCCAAAAAAGATGAACCAACGATTATTCTTTTTTTCGGAGATCATTTCCCATTCTTTGAAAACGACTATAAGGTGTACAGAGATGCCAAATATGTGCTTCCTAACGATCCTGATTTATATACAAAAACGCATTACACGCCATTTCTTATCTGGAACAATTTCCTGCCAGCCGATCAAGAGAAACGGGATCTCAAGTTGAGTCCTGCCTTCCTCGGCCCCAAGTTACTTCATATGGCTGGCATCCAAGGAAGTTATTATACAGACTATCTCTACGGATTATCTCAAAAAATACCGGTCATCCCGCCAAGTGAAATGTGGGCTTCTTATGGAATTAAAGAATCCGATCTTGCAAATTATGAGTTGCTGCAATATGACAACTTGTTCGGCAGCCGCTATGGGTATGAAGCCAAAGGATTCAAAGATACCATTGTCCAGCCTGCCTATATCCTAGGTTACGGCGATCCTGTTATAACGAAAGTGTTGCTCAGCGAACATACGCTTAAGGTAACTGGAACACCTTTCTATTCCTCATGCAACGTCTATATTGACGGACAATCCTTCAAATCAAATTTTGACGGTGAGGATACGCTCTATGTTGACTTATCCGATACGGCTAATCCTCTTCTAGAAGCTGACAAAACCCATCAAGTTGAGGTTCGCATCTATGATGATAAAAAAATGAAGATTGGGCAATCCAACTTTTACCCGCTTCCTGCGTCATGA
- a CDS encoding YmaF family protein, translating into MHFFESKTSDELDHHHLIRVYTFSVNGTAYDCHVHQYQGITGIRYGHYHNFYGITGPAIALQDGTHFHLLDGIVELNAYNTSRSGALVLSAKNDGLIRELHQHSYSGYSSIGMSYEPW; encoded by the coding sequence GTGCACTTTTTTGAGTCCAAAACCTCAGATGAATTGGATCATCATCACTTAATAAGGGTTTATACATTCAGCGTGAACGGGACCGCTTATGATTGTCATGTTCATCAATATCAAGGCATCACAGGTATTCGCTACGGTCACTATCATAATTTCTATGGGATCACAGGCCCGGCGATCGCTCTTCAAGATGGAACTCACTTCCATTTGCTTGATGGCATTGTTGAATTGAATGCGTATAACACGTCCCGCTCAGGCGCACTGGTTCTATCTGCGAAGAATGACGGTTTGATCCGTGAACTGCATCAACATAGCTATAGTGGCTACTCTTCTATTGGCATGAGTTATGAGCCATGGTAA
- a CDS encoding aldose 1-epimerase, with product MMNPYEIITSEWEGESTLRLVDHAAGAEAEIIPAIGLHLFRFDVRNQSYIAKPASVAELRVKSSRYGVPILFPPGRVKQAAFPFEGREYRLPANREPDHAHGELRERPWKVVASGADAAGGAYVSAEFDFAEHPDVLAYWPHAACFRFTYRLKDGTLSLSGEIANRSGSTMPLSLGFHPYFAFAEGEASRVRVVIPAAAEWPLSEDGYAAGEPTPSTLTAALKQGTLVTELPSYPGGSQMLSVESGPQTCELHYEARATKLVFNMGDKFPIHVLFTAPWTEAVSLEPYTSIMNVFNEPFKPQLSGAQGLSAGETFSFEWSIRIESYHGS from the coding sequence ATGATGAATCCATATGAAATAATAACAAGTGAGTGGGAAGGGGAGTCGACGCTTCGCCTCGTCGACCATGCTGCTGGGGCCGAGGCCGAGATTATCCCGGCCATCGGACTGCATCTGTTCCGCTTCGATGTGCGGAACCAGTCCTACATCGCGAAGCCGGCCAGCGTGGCTGAGCTTCGCGTCAAGTCTTCGCGCTACGGCGTGCCCATTCTGTTCCCGCCGGGGCGCGTCAAGCAAGCGGCCTTCCCCTTCGAAGGCCGCGAATACCGGCTCCCCGCGAATCGGGAGCCCGATCATGCCCACGGCGAGCTGCGCGAGCGGCCGTGGAAGGTTGTAGCCAGCGGCGCGGATGCGGCTGGCGGGGCTTATGTTTCCGCGGAGTTTGACTTCGCGGAGCACCCGGATGTGCTGGCGTACTGGCCGCACGCCGCATGTTTTCGCTTCACGTACCGTCTGAAGGACGGCACGTTGTCGCTCAGCGGTGAAATCGCCAACCGCAGCGGCAGCACAATGCCGCTCTCGCTTGGATTTCACCCGTACTTCGCTTTCGCGGAGGGCGAAGCCAGCCGCGTGCGGGTCGTCATCCCCGCAGCGGCAGAATGGCCGCTGAGCGAGGACGGCTACGCGGCAGGGGAACCGACTCCGTCGACGCTGACAGCCGCGCTGAAGCAAGGCACGCTCGTTACAGAGCTGCCGAGTTATCCTGGCGGATCGCAGATGCTAAGTGTCGAGTCAGGGCCGCAAACTTGCGAGCTTCATTATGAAGCGAGAGCAACGAAGCTTGTATTCAATATGGGAGACAAGTTTCCCATTCATGTCCTTTTTACAGCACCTTGGACAGAGGCGGTTTCACTTGAACCCTATACGAGTATCATGAATGTTTTCAATGAGCCGTTTAAACCACAATTATCTGGCGCGCAAGGGTTATCAGCGGGTGAAACCTTCTCGTTTGAGTGGTCGATCCGAATTGAGTCTTACCATGGCTCATAA
- a CDS encoding CPBP family intramembrane glutamic endopeptidase translates to MVLIAGKKSTAVSILKMIGKILVTLIFIVVITVILSIAVAVIVILRHPGQELGMADVANDDFFVKAALWAQIIGFISGVLISYAIFERRKGWPLGLRSTKISRRFGEGLLTGAVLISASTCLIWLLGYILFHRNPWSSSLGFELAGGFLLFIGVAINEELFARGYLQGIVKARFGTRVAVAVSTLVFALMHSFNPGMWDTPIPLINLLLAGLLFGLSREYSGGLWMPIGMHLSWNYLQGCVFGFQVSGTPMPSLFTLKMTYSPTDFLISGGSFGAEGSIVTTGVLLVGITAIVRFYRRRSGSIHTN, encoded by the coding sequence TTGGTTCTCATCGCAGGGAAGAAGTCTACAGCGGTATCTATCCTTAAAATGATTGGGAAAATACTTGTAACCCTTATTTTCATTGTTGTCATAACCGTGATATTATCAATTGCAGTAGCAGTTATTGTCATTCTTCGACACCCTGGTCAAGAGCTTGGCATGGCTGATGTGGCCAATGATGACTTCTTTGTGAAGGCGGCTTTATGGGCTCAAATAATAGGCTTTATTAGTGGCGTTCTCATCTCTTATGCGATCTTTGAGCGTCGTAAAGGATGGCCGCTTGGCTTACGAAGCACCAAGATTAGCCGTAGGTTTGGTGAGGGCCTGTTGACAGGGGCAGTATTAATTTCTGCGAGCACCTGTTTGATCTGGTTGCTAGGCTACATCCTGTTCCACCGCAATCCGTGGTCGTCTTCGCTAGGATTTGAATTGGCAGGAGGTTTCCTATTATTTATTGGCGTTGCGATCAATGAAGAGCTATTTGCTCGCGGCTACTTGCAGGGGATCGTGAAAGCGCGATTCGGGACGAGGGTTGCCGTTGCCGTTTCGACACTCGTCTTTGCTTTGATGCATAGCTTTAATCCTGGGATGTGGGACACGCCAATTCCGCTCATCAATTTGCTGTTAGCGGGCTTGCTGTTCGGTTTAAGCCGGGAATATTCCGGAGGGTTATGGATGCCGATAGGCATGCACCTATCCTGGAATTATTTGCAGGGTTGTGTGTTCGGCTTTCAGGTTTCGGGCACGCCAATGCCATCGTTATTCACATTGAAAATGACGTATTCGCCGACTGATTTTCTGATTTCAGGAGGATCTTTTGGGGCCGAAGGCAGTATCGTTACGACGGGTGTGCTGCTTGTGGGCATCACGGCAATCGTCCGATTTTATCGCAGACGATCAGGTTCTATCCATACGAACTAA
- a CDS encoding sensor histidine kinase: MLFVLFALWLIALGLVIVDPRSSTMRWMSAVVFTGGFGALAAVLSESFIPYIQQTVPNPSISSLLYHFMGICSLISYYGLPYSFAMLSLKYNAPWQSAAMRTWLPFALLVPVLACLLFTPAYTEEMPIAFPIVAVWAFPYILVGTILIILKKERLPASKRTHFYTCLALLPPIMCVGVLNYVMPSFGFYRMWVYHVWILAFMVPFFVYIFFKYGFLGMRLLIERRKLDSTLRAITSGTAILNHAIKNDVGKMRLFLEKMKQHAEETNQPELIQDIDVVMNASIHIRDMITRVHEQTQELPLRETPVHVAVLIHDVLLPLGPYLTKVNVQQNVSDNLILLLDQVQIAETLTNILMNAVEAMPQGGTLTIRAFQAKKNLVIEIKDSGIGMEKAVLKQVLEPFYTTKSGSRNNFGLGLAYCYSVMKKHGGSLELSSELGIGTSVFLTFPSNRLQT, encoded by the coding sequence ATGCTTTTCGTATTATTCGCATTATGGCTTATCGCACTCGGACTGGTCATTGTTGATCCTAGATCCAGTACGATGCGTTGGATGAGCGCCGTTGTTTTTACGGGAGGATTCGGCGCTTTAGCTGCCGTGTTATCAGAGTCCTTCATCCCCTACATCCAACAAACGGTGCCTAATCCGTCAATCAGTTCATTACTGTACCATTTCATGGGGATCTGTTCGTTGATTTCATACTACGGCTTGCCGTATTCATTTGCCATGCTTTCCTTGAAATATAATGCACCCTGGCAAAGCGCAGCTATGCGGACCTGGCTTCCCTTCGCGCTGCTTGTCCCTGTCTTGGCTTGCTTGCTTTTCACACCTGCCTATACGGAAGAAATGCCCATTGCTTTCCCTATCGTAGCTGTTTGGGCCTTCCCTTATATCCTAGTTGGAACCATCCTGATCATCTTAAAAAAAGAAAGGCTGCCTGCCTCAAAACGCACGCACTTTTACACCTGCTTGGCCCTGCTGCCACCGATTATGTGCGTTGGCGTGCTGAACTACGTGATGCCCAGCTTTGGCTTTTATCGGATGTGGGTCTATCACGTTTGGATTTTGGCTTTCATGGTCCCGTTCTTCGTCTACATTTTTTTCAAATATGGCTTTCTCGGCATGAGGCTTCTCATTGAGCGCCGCAAGCTGGATTCCACACTCCGCGCCATCACCTCGGGCACCGCCATTTTAAATCACGCCATTAAGAATGACGTCGGTAAAATGCGGCTATTTCTCGAGAAGATGAAACAGCATGCGGAAGAAACGAACCAACCTGAGCTCATTCAGGACATAGATGTGGTGATGAATGCCTCCATCCATATCCGCGATATGATAACGCGCGTGCATGAGCAAACACAGGAGCTTCCGCTTAGGGAAACTCCTGTGCATGTGGCTGTTCTGATCCATGACGTTCTGCTGCCTCTTGGGCCTTATCTCACCAAGGTCAACGTACAGCAAAATGTCTCCGACAACCTAATCCTTCTCTTGGATCAGGTTCAAATTGCCGAAACATTAACCAATATCCTAATGAATGCGGTTGAGGCTATGCCGCAAGGCGGGACTCTAACAATCCGCGCTTTTCAAGCCAAGAAAAATCTAGTTATTGAGATCAAAGATTCCGGTATAGGTATGGAAAAAGCAGTGCTCAAGCAAGTGTTGGAGCCCTTCTATACGACCAAGAGCGGCAGTCGCAATAATTTCGGACTCGGTCTCGCCTATTGCTACAGCGTTATGAAGAAGCATGGAGGATCACTGGAACTAAGCAGTGAACTAGGGATAGGAACCAGCGTCTTTCTAACCTTCCCTAGCAATCGATTACAGACATAA
- a CDS encoding response regulator transcription factor, producing the protein MEPIRVFIVEDDWDWLRGLKAYLDRHADLTVVGTVSTAEEARELFTSADPGVDVLLMDIMLQDEPAGIGLAEQAVLSWGVKVIMLTSMEEKDFIFRSFQAGAIDYQIKSRYEELPGIIRAVHARQSAINAAVAEQLREEFRRLKKLEQQFKVKEVSDMITPTELQVLEMIDQGHTQTEIASRFFISLRTVKIHVGHILKKLGSPSSKDAAQKLRELGLFDKKD; encoded by the coding sequence TTGGAACCAATTCGCGTTTTTATCGTTGAAGATGATTGGGATTGGCTGCGCGGTCTTAAAGCTTATCTCGATCGCCATGCCGATCTGACCGTTGTAGGCACTGTCTCTACCGCTGAGGAAGCCAGAGAATTATTTACAAGCGCTGATCCTGGCGTTGACGTCTTGTTGATGGATATTATGCTGCAGGATGAACCCGCAGGCATCGGACTTGCGGAGCAGGCAGTGCTGTCTTGGGGAGTTAAAGTCATTATGCTTACTTCCATGGAAGAAAAGGATTTCATCTTCCGCTCTTTCCAAGCTGGCGCAATCGATTATCAAATCAAATCCCGTTATGAGGAGCTCCCGGGCATTATTCGCGCCGTGCATGCTCGCCAATCCGCCATAAATGCAGCAGTTGCCGAGCAATTGCGCGAAGAATTCCGCCGACTCAAAAAGTTGGAACAACAATTCAAGGTCAAAGAAGTGAGCGACATGATTACACCAACGGAGCTTCAAGTGTTGGAGATGATCGATCAAGGACATACACAAACGGAGATTGCAAGCCGTTTCTTTATCTCCTTGCGAACGGTCAAAATTCATGTCGGTCATATTTTGAAAAAACTGGGAAGTCCAAGCAGCAAGGATGCAGCCCAGAAACTTAGGGAACTTGGGTTATTCGATAAGAAAGATTAG
- a CDS encoding YitT family protein encodes MPTQHRRMTKSTLLRRSVFLFIGAALMSVGLEIFLVPNKIIDGGITGISIILSYLTHWQVGIFLTILNIPFLFIGYKMIGKTFALSTFFAILVMSIGTALLHPVKELTNDPLLAAVFGGIILGIGVGMVIRFGGSLDGTEIIAILVSKKLPFSVGEIVMFFNLFILGSAGFVYSWDRAMYSLIAYFIAYKMIDVTIEGFDESKSVWIISDRFRQIGEAILDRLGRGVTYLEGEGGFTGEDKKVIFCVITRLEEAKLKSIVDELDPKAFLAVGNIHDVKGGRFKKKDIH; translated from the coding sequence ATGCCGACGCAGCATCGAAGAATGACCAAAAGCACCCTATTGCGCAGAAGTGTTTTCTTGTTTATAGGAGCCGCTTTAATGTCCGTGGGACTGGAGATTTTCCTGGTTCCCAACAAAATTATTGACGGAGGCATTACCGGGATATCGATTATATTGTCGTATCTGACCCATTGGCAAGTCGGGATATTTTTGACAATCTTGAACATCCCTTTCTTGTTTATCGGTTACAAAATGATTGGCAAAACGTTTGCTCTTTCGACATTTTTCGCGATTTTGGTCATGTCGATTGGAACGGCGCTGCTGCATCCGGTCAAAGAGCTGACGAATGATCCTTTGCTCGCGGCTGTATTCGGAGGGATTATACTGGGGATCGGCGTAGGAATGGTCATCAGGTTCGGGGGCTCGCTGGACGGGACTGAAATTATTGCTATTCTGGTTTCCAAGAAGCTGCCCTTTTCTGTAGGCGAAATTGTGATGTTTTTCAACTTATTCATTCTTGGCAGTGCTGGCTTTGTTTACAGTTGGGACCGTGCGATGTATTCATTAATTGCCTATTTCATTGCTTATAAAATGATTGACGTGACGATAGAAGGGTTTGATGAGTCCAAATCCGTTTGGATTATCAGCGATCGTTTCAGACAAATAGGGGAAGCTATCCTAGACAGGCTGGGACGCGGAGTGACTTATCTCGAAGGGGAAGGCGGGTTCACAGGAGAGGACAAGAAAGTGATCTTTTGTGTTATTACGCGGCTGGAAGAGGCTAAATTAAAGTCCATCGTGGATGAGCTCGATCCGAAGGCATTCCTGGCAGTCGGCAATATCCACGATGTCAAAGGCGGACGCTTCAAGAAGAAGGATATTCACTAA